In Thermodesulfobacteriota bacterium, the genomic stretch ACTATCGGCACGATAAGGGGAATAAGCCCCTTCCGGTAGTCGCCGATGATCTCAAGCATCTCTTCTTTTTCCGTTTTGGAGAGCTTATCTTTAAAGTACCCAATGAGGTGATAGAGGACGTTCGTGTTCTTCCGCGTTGTCGCGGTAAGACGGAGCCCTTCCATGAGGGCCTTCCCATATTCGGAATAAAGCCCCTGACTTCCGGATTTCCCGGCCTTCGCAACCATCCTTCCGAGGCGCGAGTAATGCGGGGGGCTGTGCGCGAGGATCAGGAGCTTGTGCCGGGTGTGGAATTCGACGAGGCCGGCGGGGCCGGGCTTACGCATCAGCTCCTGCCAGCGCCGGTATACGAATACGCGCTCTATGAAGTTCTCGCGGAGCTTCGGGTCGTGGAGCCTGCCGTCGTCCTCCGCAGGTACGAGGGGGATGCGTTCGACGAACGCGCCGCCGAAGAGCCCCACTCCCTTTTTTGAGGGCTGCCCCGAAGGCCCGTAGAGCTTCACTCCGTAAAGGCCGGAGCTCGGCGATTTGGACTTGAAGATGAAGCCCGAGAGGGACTCTTTTTCAAGCTCGTCGAGTTTTTCCCTCACCCATTCGCGCATGCCCTCGGTGTGGTCTATGCCGGTCTTTCGCGTTACGAGGCGCTGGCCTTCGGGAGCGGCCTTCAGGCGCATGGCCTCTCTCGGCACAGGAAGGCCGTACTCCACCTCCGGGCAGACCGGCACCCATTCGAAGAACTTCCCGAGGGTGTCGGTAATGTACCTGTCCCTTTGGTGCGTGCCGTCATAGCGCACATTCTCTCCAAGTAGGCACGAGCTTATGCCGAGCTTTATCATTTGCATGGTTCGAGAAAAAGCCGGATAGAATCCAATTTCTGAGGAAGATAAGGGGCCTTACTTAGAGTTTAAGGGGGAGGCGGGTGGAGTCAAGGGGGGCTGTGGCATGTTATTGCTGATGTGTGGCGGAGCATGCTTTTTGATAGACGGCTGTCCCTGAACCATCATCGATGATTTTAATTGGATTACTGACGCAGGCGTGGTTGCGACACCGTTTAGATACATGAGTCGACTTGCATGACTGTCGTAGCAAAGAGCTTAATGCACACGGCTATTTTTGGATAGCAATGAGTCGAGCACCGGGAAGGCGGCTCGGCTCATATTTGCTTATCCCTCGCGCTGGTTTCCCCGTATCCTCTCGAACCTCTCGAGTATGACCTCGGCCCTGTACTTGTAGTCGGCGGCCACCCTGTTGGAAGGGTCGAGCTCCAGCACGATATCCCATTCCTTTATCGCGAGCTCCATCTCCTCGCTCTGGAAATATGCTATGCCGTTTCTCAAGTGCTTCTCAACCGCCTTGTCCCGCTCGGAGACGGCCCTCTCCAGGAGCTCCTTCGCGTTCATGTACGAGGGGACTATCCTCAAGGCCGCCGTAAACTCCTCGATGGCCCTGTGGTATGCGCTCGATTCGAAGTAGACCTTTCCCTTCAGGTAATGGAGGTTGGCGAGGTCCTCGGGCGCGTCGTCCTTGGATAAGATCCTTTTCGCCGCAGTGGCCGGGTTCGTGGCGGCCTTTTTCCCGGCTTGTACGGGGGCGGCGCGGGGGGCAGCCGTCTTTTGTGGCGCATCACCGGACCTCATCGCCTCGGTTACGAGCTCGAGCTTGCGCTTGGCGAGGAGGTTTTCCGGATTGTGGCGGAGAGAGTGCCTGTACTCTGCCGCTGCCTTCGAAAGTATTCCGGCCCTTTCGTAATCCTCGGCCATCTCCAGGTGCCTCCTGGAAAGCTGCATGGAAATGGAGTTAATGTCCTGGAGGAGCTTCCTGGACGCCTTGTAGTTCGGGTCGCCCTTGGGTATCCTGCCCGCCTTCTCCCGGGCCTCGGAGAGCCTGCCGCTCTCGTACAGCAGGACGGCCCTGTCGTACTCGGTGCCCTGCGCGTACCGCGAGGACATCTGCACGCATCCGGCCATGAAAACGAGGAGCGCTATCATCGACAGCCTAAATAACAAAGCCTTCCTCCCTGAGCACACTGCACGCGAGGCTTACGACCCCTTCCACCTCGTCCTTCCAGCGCGGGCCGAGCCCCGTTATGTTGTAGAGCGTAACCGGCTTGTCGAAGCCCTTCAGGTACACGCCCCGCATCTCCTCCGCGGCCACGTCAGCCGCCACCCTGCCGTAGATGAACTCGCTTACGAGTATCTCACCGCCCCTCGCGAGGTCGGTGAGCCTCGAGGCCGTGTTTACCGGGTCTCCCACGGCGGTATACTCCATCCTTACGCTTGAGCCCATGTTCCCGACGATGACCTCGCCTGAATCGAGGCCGATGCCCATCTCGAGGGCCGTCTCCCCGCGCTCGGCCCGGAGCGCGTTCATCCTCTCGACCGCGAGCTTCACGGCCATTGCCGCCTTCACGCCCTGCTCGAGGTGGGAGAGATTTCTGATGGGCGAGCCGAATACGCTCATGACCGCATCGCCGATGAACTTGTCTATGGTGCCCTCGAACCTGAAGACCATGTCGGTTACGACGGTGAAGTACCTGTTGAGGAGGTCGACTATCTCCTCCGGCTCCATCTTCCTCGACATGGAGGTGAAGCCCCGTATGTCGGCGAAGAAGACCGTTACCTCCCTCCTGTGGCCACCGAGCTTTACGCGCTCCGGGTCCCTGAAAATCTCGTCGGCCACGTGCCGGCTTACGTAGCGGTTCAATACCCCCCTCAGTATCTCCTTTTTCTTGAGGTCCGAGGCCATCCTGTTGAAGGAGGCCACCAGGTCCCCTATCTCGTCCTTCCTTATCTCTGGTATGCGGTAGTCGAAGTTGCCCAGGGCTATCTCCCTGGTGCCCTGGAAGAGCCTGAAGACAGGCCGGAGTAGCCCCGAGGCGAGGGGGATGGATATCAGCGTTACGGCCCCGGCAGCCATGAAACCCATTATGGTCACCCTCCTGACCGCGCGCCTTACCTGCTCCCTTATGAATGCCTTCGAAAAGGACAATACGGTATAACCGACGGTCGTGTCCCTGAACACTATAGGCGAGGCGAAGGTGATGGACTCCTGGTCGCCGTGGTCTATGGTCCACGGAGCCGCCTCGCCCTGCCTGGCCATTATGAGGCCCGTGTCGAAGAGGACGAAATCGCCTCCGGCCTCAAGCACGTCCTTGTGCGCCTCGACCTCGAACCTGTGGTTGAGGATATAGGCGTCGTGTATGCCGGGGTACTTGAGTATGTTCTGGACGGCGAGCGTCATGCCAAGCGTGTCCTTCTGCATGAAGGGCATCTTGGAGTCGTTCGCGAACTCGTGTGTTATGGTCCCGGCCATGGAGCGGAGCTGCTCCTCGAGGTCGGACTTGTGCTGCAAGACGAGCATCGCGCCTATGGAAACGGTCGCCGCGAAAAGGAGGGTGGAGAGCACGACCGCAAGCTTTATCTTGATGCCTATCTTCAAATCCGACCGCCACGGATGGAAGGGAAAACGCGCAATGCCGGCGGGCCGCGTCGAAGGGCCGCCCTAGCGCGCTAAAAAACCACAAATCACATGTAATGCCCGTGACCGGGGTCACGGAAAAACGCTTACGGGAAATGGGAGACTTTGGAGAGATTAAGGCCGGTTTATTAAATAACGGGGGCGCGGCTGATTAAATCCCTTTAAAAAACGGGCAGGACTGCCGAATCGGAGCGAACGCGTGCCGTACCTCTCCCAGTGCGATTACATCCCGAACACCTGATCTAAAAAAAGCCGGAGGCTGCCGTAAGCCGGATTCTGTTCCCGGCAAAGCCGGGCGGCGGCCATTCGTCTAGGCCTGCCGTTGCCGGCAGGCTCGAGCGGCCAACCCGTTCCGCCCTCCCGAAGGAAAAGGACGGGCAGTCCTTGATGCGGAACCTATTTGGCCTTGCACCGGGAGGGGGTTGCCAAGCCCTGCCGGTCGCCCGGCAGGCTGGTGGGCTCTTACCCCGCCTTTTCACCCTTACCGCCCTTTCGGGCGGCGGTATCTTTTCTGTGGCCCTGTCCCTGGGGTCGCCCCCGGTCGCCGTTAGCGACCTCCCTGCCCTGTGGTGTCCGGACTTTCCTCCGGCCCGAAGGCCGGCGGCCGCCCGGCAGCCTCCTGCGGATATTAATATTACACTATTCGGATGAAGATTTAAAGACCCGAAGGCCGGTAGCTCCGGATTCGATTGGCAACCGCAAAAACTTGGCAGGTTTTTCCTGCTTTTCCCGGAAAGGCCGGGGAAAATATCAATTTTAGAGGTTGCGCAATATTTACTGCCCCCGCCGTTCTATAGCCTCATTGGCCAGCTTGTCTGCGAGGCCGTTCTCTTCCCTGTAGACGTGGACTATCTTGGAGGTCCTGAAACCCTTCATGAGCCGCACCGCCTCCTCGTAAAGGGGCTTAAGCTCCTCGCTTTTTACCCTGTAGGCCCCTGTCATCTGCTTAACGACAAGCTCGGAATCGGCGAATACCTCTATGTCCCGTATGCCCATTGACCTGGCCTCTGCAAGCGCCATTACGAGGGCGCTGTACTCGGCCATGTTGTTGGTCGCGATGCCGAGGTATTTTCTTAGCTCCCTTACGACCTTCCCCTGCGGGTCTTTTATGACGGCGCCGGCGCCGGCCTCGCCCGGGTTGCCGCGCGACGCGCCGTCCACGCGGAGCTCATAAGGCCCGGAAAGCGGGGGCGCGAAAAGGGGCTCCTGGACCGGTTCGCCGGCGAGGCCCTTCAATATGGCCCTCGCCTCGTCCTCGGTAATGCCGAGCCTTTTTATAGCGGCCCGGACGTCAAGCGTGCTGGAAAGTTCTTTAAGGAATCTCGTTACGAGGCCGCTGTCCCCTCGGGACATCTATACGGCCTCTAATTCGGCCTGGGGCAGCTCTGCGTACAGGAGCCGGTGGCAGTGGGGGCAGGAATGGATCTCTTCGGTGCCTTTCTTAAGCATTATGAATATCTGCGGCGGGATGTGGGTGAAACAGCCCTGGCAAATCTCGTCCTTTACCAGTACAAGCCCGAGGCCGCCCCTACGGGAGCGGATCATCTCGTACTTCCTCATTATATCCGGCCTGACAGGCGCCTTCTTCTCGTCCCTGGACTTAAGCTTCTCTTCCTCGGCCGACCTCCAGCCGTCCTTTTTGGCCTCGAGCTCGCCCGCGAGCCTGTCGAATTCCTCCTGGCGGGCCCGGAGCTCCTCTTTTTTGACGGCGAGCGCCGCCTCTTTATCCTGGACCTTCGTCATAAGGGCGGCCTTCTCCTGCTCGCCCTGCTTCCTGGACTTGTTGGCGCCGTTAATCTCTTTTGTAAGCGCGTTGAGCTCCCTGTCGTTCTTTACGGAGTTGAGCCTGCCTTCGTCCTTCGATATCCTCTCGGCGCTCTCCCTTATCCTTTCCTCGATACCCTTGAGTTGCTCCTGGAGGCCGGCGAGGTCCTCTTCGAGGGCGGCTGCGGCCTTCCCGGCCCTTTCGAGCTCGGCCCCGAGCGCCTCCATCCTGCCCAGGTATTCCTTTTCCTCGTCACCAAGGGACTTTATTTCAAGGTCTATCCGCTGTATCTCTTCAAGGACTCTCAACGTCTCTATCAATAAAATGCCTCCAGGGCTGGAATTTTGGTGGGCCCACCTGGACTCGAACCAGGGACCGACCGGTTATGAGCCGGTGGCTCTTCCAACTGAGCTATGGGCCCTTATGGGTTGATTTGCGGCAATGCGGGGGCCCGGAAACGGAACGGATGCGGGCTGGTGAACTTCACCCCGTGAGTCAATATGTTATTTTAAGAAATAAAAGCTTTCCTTGTCAAGGCGTTTCTTGGGATTTCAAGCTGGAGGAGGCGTATTTCAGAATCTTGACAGCGATAATTAAACGATTAAGGTTTAAATAGGAGCCAATAAAGGGCCCGGGCCGGCAAAAGATAATCCCGCAGAGTTCCCTCTTTTCAACCAGCCTCCTCAAGCAACGCCGCCTTGACGCAATAGCCCGGGGCCTCCCACGAGGCGATATACATGGATGACGGGCAGGATAAAAAGAAAATACTTTTCGTGGACGACGACGAAAAGCTCCGGAGCTTCTGCTCCGAGGTCCTGATGGGGGCCGGCTACAATGTGGAGGTCGCGTCCAGCGGCACGGAGGCGTACGGGAAGCTCAGGGAATCGAGATTCGACCTGGTCATAACGGGCATGCGGATACCCGGGCTCGACGGCATGGGCCTTTACCTGAGCACGCTCAAGGTCTATTCCCACATGAAAGAGCGGTTCCTTTTCATGACCGAGGACACCTGCGCGGATTTCGAGAGCCAGGAGGTCATAACAAGGCAGAACGAGAAATACATCATAAAGCCGTTCGACATAAAGGAGCTCCTGAAGAAAGTCGAGAGCCTCACAGGGGCCAACCTCTCGGCGTTTTTCGCCAGATACAGGGACCTGAGCGAAAACAGGCGCGAGGAGAGGAGGCTTTGCTGGGCCGAAGACTGCAAGGTCTTCGAGGACGGCACATCTGCATCCAGGCCCTTCACACAGACGACCGACATATCCAGGCACGGGATGAGGATACGGTACATGGGGAGCCCGATAAAGGAGGACTCGACAGTGCGTGTAATCTTAAAGCACCTCGACGTGAGGAGCACCGGCCGCATAGTCTGGTCAAGCGCGTTGAACGGCATCGAGGCCGCGTCAGGCCTCTCGCTTTCCGAGCCCATACCCGCGACCGCCATCTCCATAGTCCTACGGGGCCGGAAGGCCTTCATACCGCCGCTCGTGTCGAGGGAGTCGGAATAATATTCCGAGATTGCACAAAGCGGACAACGCGGCAAAAAACCATTAACGCGCTGCCGCGCTTTTCGGCATAAGGCTCCGCTCTCGTGCCTCCTCCTTCCTCCGGGCTCGCCCTTATGTCGCTCGGCCTTTGGCCTCGCTCCTGCTGCCCCGCCTCGCCCGCCCTTCCTCCATCCCTATGTTCGCTTCGCCTTATGCCCGGGGTTATTTCTGAAAACAAAACAGAAGGTTTTTGTATTTTAAATAAACCAGAAAGGTAAGGCGAGCGCAGCATAGGAGGAAGAGCGTGAACGGGCCGAGGGAGATTTCCGGACTTGCATTTGCTCGCTCGACCCCGAAAAAACTCCGGGGCCTCTCTTCGCTTTTGTGTGTTCACGAGGTGGGGGAGAGGGCTAGCAAGCGAGCCTTACCCTCAAAAAACCGCACGGCAGTGCGGAAAGGCCTTTCGCTTATGCCCAAAAAGAGCGCGGCAGCGCGCAAAAGTCCTTTTCGGAAGACCGGATTTCATAACCGTCGCTGCCTTTTCCAAAAAGGCAGGACTCCTACCCTTTTTTAATCCCGTTAAAATAGGTTGAAAATAACCGTGGCTTTGGTAAATTTGTCTGCAACTCCTGTTGAACAGAGGGAAAATGGCGAAAGACCTGCTTTTCGAGTTAGGAACAGAAGAACTCCCGGCCGGGGTGGCGCCGAGGGCGCTTTCAGCGCTCGAAGGCTTTCTTAAGAAGGGGCTTGAGTCAAGGAAACTGAACTTCGGCGCAATCCGGGCGATAGGCACTCCGAGGCGGTTGACCATCGTCGTCGAGGGGCTCGATGAAAGGCAGCCGGATTCGCGCCTTGAGGTCAAGGGCCCGAACACGAAGGCCGCCTATGACGCGGAAGGCAACCCCACCGGCGCGCTCCTGGGCTTTGCGCGATCCCAGGGAGTTCAAGTCCCGGAGCTTAAGAGCGTAAAGACCGACAAGGGCGAATACGTAATGGCGATAAAGGAGGTCAAGGGCGAGGAGACCTCAAGGATACTCCCCGAGGTCATATCCGACATGCTCTCAAGGGACTTCCTCCCCAAGTCCATGAGGTGGGGCGCCCATGACATCTCGTTTTCGCGCCCCATACACTGGATACTCCTCCTCTTCGGCGGCGAGCCGGTCGACTTCAGCTACGGGCACGTAAAGAGCTCGCGCATCACATACGGCCACAGGTTCCTTTCGGAGCGCGAGGACTCGAAACTCAAGCCGATAAATGTTGACTCCGTCGGCTCTTACCTCGAAGGACTCGGGAAGGCCTTTGTCATTGCCGGCCAGGACGAACGGAAGCGCCTCATAGCCGAAGGGATCGAAAAGGCCGCCAGGGAAGCAGGCGGGAGCGTCATGCCCGACGAGGCGCTGCTTGAGGAGGTTGCGTGGCTTGTAGAATACCCTGTCGTGGTCAGAGGCTCATTCGACGGGGAGTTCCTTGAACTGCCCAGGGACATCGTCGTGAACGCCATGAGGGAGCACCAGCGGTACTTCTCTGTTCTCGACGCGAATGGGGGGCTCCTCCCTTATTTCATAACGGTCGCCAACACGCTCGCGAAGGACATGGACGTCGTGAGGAAGGGAAATGAGCGGGTCTTGAGGGCCAGGCTCAACGACGCCAAATTCTATTACGAGCAGGACATAAAAAAGCCGCTTACAGCGATGGCCGAAAAGCTCAAGGGCGTCGTATTCCAGGCCAGGCTCGGCACGTCATATGAGAAGGCCGAAAGGTTCACGGCCCTAGCCCTGACAATAGGCGCAAAGGCCGGTTTTTCAAGGCCGATCGAGGAGGGCGAGAACCCCTCTGACTACCTGACGGAGAGCTTCAACCCCGCCAAATTCGAACGAAGCGAAATCGACCCAGGCCTTTTCCAGAAGCTCGTAATAGGGAGGGCCGCCATGCTCGCAAAGGCCGACCTCACGTCCGGTGTCGTAGGGGAATTCCCCAAGCTCCAGGGCATAATGGGCTCGGTATACGCCAAAAAAGAGCGCGAAGCGCCGGAGGTGTGCGCCGCCATCCTTGAACATTACATGCCGGTATCTTCAGGCGGCGCGCTCCCGGCCTCGATCGCCGGCTCTGTCATAAGCATATCCGACAAGGCCGACACCATCGCCGGGTGCTTCGGGGTCGGCCTTGTCCCGTCCGGCGCGCAGGACCCCTATGCCCTCCGTAGGCAGGCGCTCGGCATCATAGCGATAATCCTCGAAAAGGACATCCGCCTCACGGTAGACGAGCTGGTTGACGAGTCTCTCAAGCTCCTTGCCCCGAAGCTTAAAAGGCCCGCCTCCGAGGTCCGCTCCGACGTGCTGGAGTTCTTCAGGGAACGGCTCCGTAACCAGCTCCTTTCGCAGGGCCTTTCGCACGACTCGATAGACGCCGTTTTGTCGGCCCCGTGGTCCGACCTCCCGGACGCGGTAAGGAGGATACGGGCGCTTGAGGGTTTCAAGTCGCACCCGGATGCCGGAAGGCTCGTCACCGCGTTCAAGAGGGTCTCGAACATACTGAAGAGCGTAGAGCCGGGCGGGGGCGGCCCTGACGCCGCGTTTCTCTCCGAACCCGCGGAGGTATCCCTTTACAAGGCAAGCCTTGAGATAGCCCCGGTAATGGAGGAGCGCCGGAAGATCGGCGAGTACGCAGGGGCCTTCGAGGCGCTCGCCTCGATAAAGGACAGGATAGACTCGTTCTTCGACGAGGTCATGGTCATGGTAGAAGACGAGAAGATAAAGGGAAACCGGCTCAAGCTCCTCGCCTCCGTAAGGGGGCTCTATTCCGGCATAGCCGACCTGTCGAAGTTGTCGATATAGCGGCGGGCATCAAGCACCGGACTTCCTGACATATGTCTTAAACATCCATTCCCGTTAATGGTATCCTGGAGTAAATTGAAGGAGGGGCAATATGAACTTCAAACTGCTGGCTGCGGCGGTTTTGCTTGCCGCGGCTCCGGCGTACGCAGAGACACCCCGGATGGAGGAGGCCTCCAAGGCCGCGGCTGAAATAATAGACA encodes the following:
- a CDS encoding DUF523 and DUF1722 domain-containing protein, coding for MQMIKLGISSCLLGENVRYDGTHQRDRYITDTLGKFFEWVPVCPEVEYGLPVPREAMRLKAAPEGQRLVTRKTGIDHTEGMREWVREKLDELEKESLSGFIFKSKSPSSGLYGVKLYGPSGQPSKKGVGLFGGAFVERIPLVPAEDDGRLHDPKLRENFIERVFVYRRWQELMRKPGPAGLVEFHTRHKLLILAHSPPHYSRLGRMVAKAGKSGSQGLYSEYGKALMEGLRLTATTRKNTNVLYHLIGYFKDKLSKTEKEEMLEIIGDYRKGLIPLIVPIVLINHYVRLFHEHYLERQYYLNPHPIELMLRNHV
- a CDS encoding tetratricopeptide repeat protein; the encoded protein is MLFRLSMIALLVFMAGCVQMSSRYAQGTEYDRAVLLYESGRLSEAREKAGRIPKGDPNYKASRKLLQDINSISMQLSRRHLEMAEDYERAGILSKAAAEYRHSLRHNPENLLAKRKLELVTEAMRSGDAPQKTAAPRAAPVQAGKKAATNPATAAKRILSKDDAPEDLANLHYLKGKVYFESSAYHRAIEEFTAALRIVPSYMNAKELLERAVSERDKAVEKHLRNGIAYFQSEEMELAIKEWDIVLELDPSNRVAADYKYRAEVILERFERIRGNQREG
- a CDS encoding adenylate/guanylate cyclase domain-containing protein, whose amino-acid sequence is MKIGIKIKLAVVLSTLLFAATVSIGAMLVLQHKSDLEEQLRSMAGTITHEFANDSKMPFMQKDTLGMTLAVQNILKYPGIHDAYILNHRFEVEAHKDVLEAGGDFVLFDTGLIMARQGEAAPWTIDHGDQESITFASPIVFRDTTVGYTVLSFSKAFIREQVRRAVRRVTIMGFMAAGAVTLISIPLASGLLRPVFRLFQGTREIALGNFDYRIPEIRKDEIGDLVASFNRMASDLKKKEILRGVLNRYVSRHVADEIFRDPERVKLGGHRREVTVFFADIRGFTSMSRKMEPEEIVDLLNRYFTVVTDMVFRFEGTIDKFIGDAVMSVFGSPIRNLSHLEQGVKAAMAVKLAVERMNALRAERGETALEMGIGLDSGEVIVGNMGSSVRMEYTAVGDPVNTASRLTDLARGGEILVSEFIYGRVAADVAAEEMRGVYLKGFDKPVTLYNITGLGPRWKDEVEGVVSLACSVLREEGFVI
- a CDS encoding ribonuclease HI family protein, which codes for MSRGDSGLVTRFLKELSSTLDVRAAIKRLGITEDEARAILKGLAGEPVQEPLFAPPLSGPYELRVDGASRGNPGEAGAGAVIKDPQGKVVRELRKYLGIATNNMAEYSALVMALAEARSMGIRDIEVFADSELVVKQMTGAYRVKSEELKPLYEEAVRLMKGFRTSKIVHVYREENGLADKLANEAIERRGQ
- a CDS encoding C4-type zinc ribbon domain-containing protein, with protein sequence MIETLRVLEEIQRIDLEIKSLGDEEKEYLGRMEALGAELERAGKAAAALEEDLAGLQEQLKGIEERIRESAERISKDEGRLNSVKNDRELNALTKEINGANKSRKQGEQEKAALMTKVQDKEAALAVKKEELRARQEEFDRLAGELEAKKDGWRSAEEEKLKSRDEKKAPVRPDIMRKYEMIRSRRGGLGLVLVKDEICQGCFTHIPPQIFIMLKKGTEEIHSCPHCHRLLYAELPQAELEAV
- a CDS encoding response regulator; this encodes MDDGQDKKKILFVDDDEKLRSFCSEVLMGAGYNVEVASSGTEAYGKLRESRFDLVITGMRIPGLDGMGLYLSTLKVYSHMKERFLFMTEDTCADFESQEVITRQNEKYIIKPFDIKELLKKVESLTGANLSAFFARYRDLSENRREERRLCWAEDCKVFEDGTSASRPFTQTTDISRHGMRIRYMGSPIKEDSTVRVILKHLDVRSTGRIVWSSALNGIEAASGLSLSEPIPATAISIVLRGRKAFIPPLVSRESE
- the glyS gene encoding glycine--tRNA ligase subunit beta, giving the protein MAKDLLFELGTEELPAGVAPRALSALEGFLKKGLESRKLNFGAIRAIGTPRRLTIVVEGLDERQPDSRLEVKGPNTKAAYDAEGNPTGALLGFARSQGVQVPELKSVKTDKGEYVMAIKEVKGEETSRILPEVISDMLSRDFLPKSMRWGAHDISFSRPIHWILLLFGGEPVDFSYGHVKSSRITYGHRFLSEREDSKLKPINVDSVGSYLEGLGKAFVIAGQDERKRLIAEGIEKAAREAGGSVMPDEALLEEVAWLVEYPVVVRGSFDGEFLELPRDIVVNAMREHQRYFSVLDANGGLLPYFITVANTLAKDMDVVRKGNERVLRARLNDAKFYYEQDIKKPLTAMAEKLKGVVFQARLGTSYEKAERFTALALTIGAKAGFSRPIEEGENPSDYLTESFNPAKFERSEIDPGLFQKLVIGRAAMLAKADLTSGVVGEFPKLQGIMGSVYAKKEREAPEVCAAILEHYMPVSSGGALPASIAGSVISISDKADTIAGCFGVGLVPSGAQDPYALRRQALGIIAIILEKDIRLTVDELVDESLKLLAPKLKRPASEVRSDVLEFFRERLRNQLLSQGLSHDSIDAVLSAPWSDLPDAVRRIRALEGFKSHPDAGRLVTAFKRVSNILKSVEPGGGGPDAAFLSEPAEVSLYKASLEIAPVMEERRKIGEYAGAFEALASIKDRIDSFFDEVMVMVEDEKIKGNRLKLLASVRGLYSGIADLSKLSI